TCTATGAAAAGGATTTTGACCAAGAATAGTATATTCTACTAGACTATGATACAGAGTAGATGAAGAGATAAAAGTTTTTTCAGACAGGcggcagttgaaggaatcaactattaccaaatCTGCTCTGCAAAACGTTATAAAAGGTCTCCTTTAAACAATATGACCACAAACATGCCAATATACAAGAACACTCACAAAGGATTAAATATTGATGTTGAATACCTtaaaatttacctattaaaatgcacagagtaggaagatgtatcagaaaacacaacctcaaATAAGACTAAGGAAAGTATATGTCtataggaaaacaacaacaaattacaaagcttctgcacagcaaaagaaatcactatccaaacaaagagactcctcacagaatttgagaagatctttaaatgccatacatcagacaagaattcataacacaaatatataaagaggggaGTTAgccggtagcacaacaggttaaccgcacatggcacaaagcacaagtacctgcgtaaggatcctggtttgtcccctggctccccacctgcaggggagtcgcttcacaggtggtgaagcaggtcggcaggtgtctgtctacctctccccatctctgtattcccctccactctccattttacTCTTTCCAATCTaacagtgactacaacaataaaacaacaatggcaacaaaagagaataaatgtatatatatatatatgaaaatctcGCCAAACTCAATGacaggaaaacaaatgacctcatgcAAGAATGAgtcaaggacagagacagaatagtaaccacagaagagatctgaaaagccaaaaaactcaagaaaaatgctccaagtctttgactgtcagagaaatgcaaaaaaaaaaaaaaatgagagaaaacctcactcttgtgagaatgtcatacatcagaaaaagtagcagcaacaaatactagaGAGGATTTGGGGTCAAATTGAACCTTCTGTACTGCTGTGGGGATGTCAATGGGTGAAACCTGTGTAGGAATAGTCTGAAGAAagatcagaaggctagaaatggacctaccctacgattcttcaatttctttcctggggatatatcctaaagaacccaacacacccatacaaaaagattagtgtagtcctatgttcatagcagcacattttgtaatagccaaaacctggaagcaacccaggtgtccaacaacagatgaatggctagcctgttgtagtatatacacacaatggaatactactcagctattaaaaatgatgacttcgcCGTTTTTaggccatcttggatggagcttgaagagataatgttaagtgaaataagtctgaaagacaaggatgaatatgggatgatctcactctcagacaatatttgggaaaaaaaagatcagaagagaaaatacaagtagaaactgagctggagttggtgtattgcatcaaagtaaaagactctgtggtgtgtAATTGGGgatagtacaggtcctggaaagggATGAATAGGGCCTACCAGTTCCTTTAtattgtagaaaactgagaaatttatgCATCTACTAACTAtaatattcactgtcaaatgtaaagcattaattcctaaattaaggggaaaaaagaagaaaacacaacccaaccatatgattTATGCTGGAATATCacccaactcaacaagacaacacagAGTCAAAgggaaatgatggaaaactattataaacCCTAGTTTAACACAGACAAGAACCGGAACAGCTATTTTTTATCTgaaacaatagactttaaaatagataaattaataaaagtaagTGGTAGACATTACATAATACTTAGAGGATTAGTCAACAaaaggacttaacagttattaacatttatgcacccaaagAAGAGCCATCTGCATACATcacacatctactgaaagagatacaaaaataacatcagggagtcaggcagtagtgcaacggattAAGCTTACATGGGACCAAGGGCAAGGATCAGACTAAGAATCCCAATTCGAGCCACTACCTCCCCACCTGagaggagttgctttacaggccttgaagcaggtctgcagatgtttatctttctctctcccctatctctcttttctccctttctctccatttctctctgccctataaaaaaataacatcaatagcaacacaaTACTAGTAGAAGTCTTCAACACCGCACTCTCTCAaatagatcatctaggcagaaactCAAtacagaaacaagagaattaaattaagaaatagatagactagaactactggacattgtCAGAGGCCTTCACACCATGAAATTGGAATATATATTCTGTTTGAGTCCACATGGACATTCTCAAGGCCTGACCATGGAAATGTTTTAAATCAGCTCCTCTCCAGGATGATATCAAGGGGTGGGAGTagttagcaaaatggttatgcaaagaagctgtcatgtctgagactccaaagtccaaggttcaatctacCACACCACTTTTAGCaagagcttatcagtgctctgataaaaaagagGTGGGAAAAGTATcatttcaggtgtgtgtgtatgcgtgtgtgtgtgtgtgtgtgtggtgtgtgtgtatgtgtgtgtgtgttactactATAGATGAATGTGACACAGAAAATTATAGCAGACTTCAGAGAAACAAACGGATGAGGATGAATATTTCCCCCAGCTCAGGTGAGTCAGGTCCAAATTGAAGGGGGGTTTCAAATTGACTGAAACAGCCaagaaagtataaaaagaaaaaaggagacagagagaaagagaaaagaagaagaaagaaagaaacctaaaaATAGACTACaaatcaaacaagcaaaaactgcctcccaagatacaaaaagaaaaacagcaaataaaagcaacaatcTAACAAAaactagagagaaaaaagaagagagaagtaaAAATAGCAGTCAACCACAGCTAGCAGAGGGAGTAGATACAGAGAACCAGGGATGGGTTGACATAttaacagaatatatatatatatatatatgtgtgtgtgtgtgtgtgtgtgtgtgtgtgtgtgtgtgtgtgtgaaagagagagaaggaaagaaagagaaagagagtttcagagagagagaaattcagagagtttcagaaagagagagtatCCTAATGGTCTGGAAGTCCTGTTTCCACTTAAAATTGCCAGGATTAGAAGCAAAGAGGTTTTTTAAGGTGAGTTCTTCTAGGTGTTACCTTCATGCAGCTATCTTGACTTGATCCATCCCTCCTTGATATCTTGAGTGGAATATCATCACAGGAAATGATTAGATTTCCCTACAGGCTACTGCACTGTATATGTCCTTTTGACTATATTTTCAATGTGTCCTTTTTTCAACTCCTTTGTGACTGGTCATTGCCACATCTGTAACCAGTCCTATTTTCCAGATAGTAGTACTTTGACCCTTAACAATTTCATTTAGGAAACTGAGAGGATAAGAAATGAATAGCTCTCCCTTGTGTAAACAATTAcaatttatatttttctcatcAGATTAGGGAGTTTTCTATTCCACATGCAGGTGAGGCAGAGCCTGAACATGCTGGAGTCCCTGCTCATGAGCAGAAAGGGGCTGACGGCTGGAAAACACAAGGCCATCATGGTGGTGATGTTCACCAGCAATGCAGAGGGCTGGTTAAGAAGAGCCAGAAGAGCCTGACAGATGCTGTAGAGGAAGTAGAAGAAAACAAAGGTGCTCACCAGGATGAGGATGGTCTTGGTAGCCCTGGGACCAGGGAAGTGTCTGGAGGAGACCTTGTTTCTGTGAAGGTACTGGACCCTCTGCTGGTGCCTGTGCAGAATGAGAAGCATGGAGACACTGGTCCAGAGCATGAGCCCCAGACACAGAGCATCTGGGAAGGACAGCAGGGCTGTAAATACTGAGTCTCTAGTTTGGTCATGACGAAcagaagaaaagaatataaaCTCTTTCAAATCTGTGGTGTTTATACTGTTCATTGAAGCACTCACATATATGGGAAAGATAATATTTATCAGCATTTCAAGGACCCAGCACAGGGAAATGCAGATGCTAATGTACCTGGGGGCTTTTTCCTTAAGCCCTGCCCACCTGGAGGTCCAGGGGCTGATAGTGATGGTTTGCATAGCACTCAGAAGGGAGGTGGTGCTGAGGGTCACCCCCCTTGCCACTCTGTGAAGATATAAAACAAGTTTGCATTCAATATCCCTGAAAAAATGCCTCCACCCAAAGGCTGCCATTATGTAGGGCACACCATCACAAAGGATGGATATACAGTTGGCAAAGAGAAGGTGCTTCAGGATCAAATCTATGGGCTTTCCTCTTTGCTCagtgaagtggagagagaaatacTGACAGAGTAGAGAGAGGTTCCCCAGGGCTCCTACTGAAACTTGAATGAGGAAGATCACTGCTAGTGCCACATCCCTGCCAATCATCCTCCTGTCCCCGGTCTGATGTTTCTGCTATGAACAGGTTTCTTCCTGAACAGGGCAGGGGTGTGTGCTGAGTGGATGCTCTCACCCAGTCCTGTGTCTTCCACTTGACACTGACCACACctggaaacagagacagacagcatCATGTTCTCTGAGGAAAAGCATTGCAAGGTTTGGATAACTCTGGGACATTTACAGTATAAAGGCGCTCACTGAACACACCTAAGATTTCACTACTGACAAAGTTAGTAATGATAGTAATATGTCTTTAGCTACATATGATGAGAATATTATTGGAGAAGATAATGTTTGCACAAATTgtctgagagaggagtgggaattTCAAGCAAGTTCAGCTGGAAATAGAGTGTGTTAAACCATCAGGCTCTACCAAATATTAGCTAAGATGTTACCACACAATGATCCAGTCAACATGTAGGACGTTCTCTGCACCTTTTATTTGAGACTTGTGGCACTTATTATTTTCCATTGTTAGAGGGGAGATTCACTTTACACCAGAACTACCTGTCACAGAAGCTGTTAAATAAAGGTCTCATGCCCTAAGCTAGTGCACATAAATCATTCATACAGATAAATTATTTGAGGAAAAACTAAGTTATACTTACTTTctgataataaatttattttaaagaatggaAATATCCTCCTTATTATAGGTAGGATTACCTGGAATTACACTAAAAGTTGTGAGTGACAttgaaatgtaatatatatatatatatatatatatatatatatatatatatatgaaaagtgaCATCTTCAATCAAGTGCATTTTATTAGTCAGAATTATATCTTTGGATCTTCCTACAGGGAGACATCAGTCATGAAATAAAACTGTGATTAGACACTGCTGACACCatgttttccctttatttcttaaCCTGAAGAGAGAGTACAACTACATCATAATCTACAGGGATAATTCACTGGAGACACAAGGATAGTCTCTGActgcaggagagaggagggagagaaggagagtgacagagataaaATATTTCAATTTAATCCCCTATATCTGGATTCCATTTTTTCCCAGGGTTATGTTTTTCTCCAATATTATTGATGTCTGTTATTAGACACATGGGCTCTTAAAGTTCCACCTCTAATAACTTGGAAAGTTGATTCTGTATCTCCTTTAAGGTGGACTTAAGTATGGGTTGATTACCTTAGTTTCCTTAATCACACTGAAAGTCAGTTTCCTGGACTTGGGTGGTGGTGACCCAGTACAGCACATGTAGAACAAGGCTCAAGGACttggtgtcgggctgagcttcactgacgggagacagacggcccgggactcatggctgggttgtacacagtatctctttattcatgctggacgcagcacaatctaagccgaactaaactaaactaaaactaactaaaactcacaatgctgtctttaataTATacctgccaagtagggtgggaacaggatgtgacatagagagggtggagagaaaagtgactggtgtcACTTTTCAGGGTGTgataaggagagggggcagagcaggtgataattctactactgaaccaccaatgccctggagggagggtggtgctttatgtaaatgtaaaagtgatttatgtaaatagaccgtagctttgagtgggatcaaaccaatatctatacaggcataccggtgcttggttaagcagaagccagggggagctggcaaacTACCCAACAACTTGGAACCAAattcccagcctccacctgcaggggaaaagctgccCAAGTGATGAAGTGgagctgcagatgtttttctgtctctctccatctctgtttcttttacCCCTCTTGATATCACTGTCTTCctccaaaaggggggaaaaaaagcaatcatagtgggggttgtattgttaaataggaaactggggaatgttatgcatgtacaaactattgtatttactgttgaatgtaaaacattaattccccaataaagaaataaattttaaaaaattttaaaaaagcaatcatAATCAGCTACCATTAGGCTGCCACCCCAAACAACTAACCTGCTGTATGTTACACAGTAAGACATCAGGCATGGTCACAGCATCCCCACACAGCCTCATTACAGTTTGTGTCATCGTAGAGCAATAGACTGATCCTGTGTGGCTTGGCACTCAGTCATGCTAATTACTGATAGACATGTCCCGATGTGATCACCCACCAGAGTCCCCATCTGCCATTTCTCCAACACATTCAACCTCTCAGACAGAAACAGACCAAACTCACCAGACTCCGTCCCTGTGTCAGAACCGTGAACTCATAGCAGTGCTCACTATAAAAGGACATTTATATGCTGGAGGCAGCCAGACCTTGATATGTGGATTGGGGTTCTGCCCCCCCAGCCCTGCAATTATCCTGTCACCTGTGGAGCCCTGGTGAGAAGAGCTGGGAGGGAGAACTTTCCTGAAAACTTTCCTCTGAGTTGTTAATTTCCTAAATGCAATTACAACTTTCTGGTCATCACCCCTTAGGAGACAGTGGACGTGTTTTGCTGAGGAACTTTCTTGTCTCTGGTGCTTGGAGTGATCTGGTCCCTGAGGAAGAGCAGGAAATGTGAAGTATGGCAAATGAGAGAAGGCAGGGAATTCATGAATCTCCCTGGGTCTTCCCTTCCCTGCGAGTGCTTCTGCCAACAGGAGAACTTACCTGAGCACATTCCAGCGACTGAGTTGTCTGGGAAGGTGCTAAGAGGAAAGTGGAGTGGAACTAAGAATTGGGGGAATACTAAAAACAATAGAATGCATGGTACCAAACACAATCAAGAATTGCTGTGACTTTACTGTATAGTACATGGGAAGTACTTGAATAATCTAGTGACAAATAGGGAATTGGAAGACAGTATCATTTTAATTTGTGACAATTACACACAAAACTATGTATATAAATaacatagattttaaaataagagtCTGAGCTCATTTAATGGTGGTCTTATTGATCTATAACAGCCCACCCCTTCACATACGGCACAATTTAAGAATCTTATGATTCCCCTGTCAATacagtgggcctagacctctgatagacCCCTCTGCCCacaatcactggtcacttccatcaggaatgtcattaaAGCCCCTTCAGAGGCCTCTCCAAGACCTTTCCCCCAATATGAGCTAGcagtgatagggactgccccactctctgaaggaaccTGTTCAGCCTACTGTGCCATCCAAGAAAGATgagccctgaaatgagtgctgccaaaaatgttctcagctgtggccaaggactgtgagctcagactgacaggggcttAAAAGTGACACAGACTACTGTGCTAAATAGAAATATACATGGGTCTTAgctcagattgatgtggtaaacaattAATTGTTTTGATAtagtttcttcaagtttgggagctaccctctaccTTCTTCCCTAATACATATTTcttgttctattctcaactctgactaaatTTTCTCCAACAAAAGTTTAGTGGCCTCTATGTTAGATACCCAGTGCAAGCaacaaatcactaaagtcatagaCCCCTAGAAACACACCTAAAATACATTTTCTAGTTTTTTAACACCCTAAAATTCACATTCTCACCTGATCTAATCCTACTTTCTGGTCCTTACTTATTAAACGGTTTATCTTGCCTCATAACTGATTGCTTTTTAGCAACTAATTtgtggatgctactatgattctatcctgagttccctaggcagatgacttcacaaatatTCCcgggaacctcacctttccagagctctgcctcactaaagaaagatagatacagtcTGTGGGTATGGACTGACCCTCTattgcccatgtctagcagagaggCAATGACAGAAACTAAGCCTTCCACCATCTGTactcccaaaattatttttttccatattacCAGTAAGGAATAAATATTAGAGGTAGATGATCAGATgtatctgaactccaattccatcaggacccagagaaaaaagagaaaaaaacttaaGAGCATTTGAaagaagtaataggtgtaggtgtgacttagaaaggaagagaaggcagaatgatgggaaaaaataagcaaatatatgtaaatttagatagttatagaagtaactGTAAACCCTTACCTATTACCTTGGAACAACCAATAAAGTTTTAAATGGAGAGAATCTGAACACAAAATCCTGGtgctgggagtggtgtggaattgttGCCTGTTATTTTCCAATTCTGTAAatcttttataataaaaaagtCTCATGAGGATGCCAGTGTCTAATAATTTTATAAGTTGTTTATCCTGTTCCTTTCAGTATCTAAGAGCCTTCAGGATGGAAGGGGCA
The DNA window shown above is from Erinaceus europaeus chromosome 2, mEriEur2.1, whole genome shotgun sequence and carries:
- the LOC132532700 gene encoding vomeronasal type-1 receptor 4-like — protein: MIGRDVALAVIFLIQVSVGALGNLSLLCQYFSLHFTEQRGKPIDLILKHLLFANCISILCDGVPYIMAAFGWRHFFRDIECKLVLYLHRVARGVTLSTTSLLSAMQTITISPWTSRWAGLKEKAPRYISICISLCWVLEMLINIIFPIYVSASMNSINTTDLKEFIFFSSVRHDQTRDSVFTALLSFPDALCLGLMLWTSVSMLLILHRHQQRVQYLHRNKVSSRHFPGPRATKTILILVSTFVFFYFLYSICQALLALLNQPSALLVNITTMMALCFPAVSPFLLMSRDSSMFRLCLTCMWNRKLPNLMRKI